In Candidatus Atribacteria bacterium ADurb.Bin276, one DNA window encodes the following:
- a CDS encoding phosphodiesterase, producing MNRNHALAMLKKYLNNQNLLKHCLACEAIMKDLAPLYNQNLEEWALVGLLHDIDYEITKNCPESHGLEGARILSEVGYSDNIVAALRSHNPATGHVPNSILEKALFAVDPVSGFIVACALIHPNRSLSELDLDFLMNRFKEKSFARGADRNQIQSCNNLQLSLNEFLLIALQAMQKISPQLGL from the coding sequence ATGAATCGAAACCATGCTTTAGCAATGCTTAAAAAATATTTAAACAACCAGAATTTATTAAAACATTGTTTAGCCTGTGAAGCAATTATGAAGGACCTGGCACCTCTTTATAATCAAAACCTTGAAGAGTGGGCTTTGGTTGGACTACTGCACGATATAGATTATGAAATCACTAAAAATTGTCCCGAATCTCATGGTTTAGAAGGGGCTCGGATATTGAGCGAAGTTGGTTATTCCGATAACATTGTTGCTGCGTTACGTTCCCACAATCCTGCAACTGGCCATGTTCCGAATAGTATTTTAGAAAAGGCATTATTCGCGGTAGACCCAGTTAGTGGGTTTATTGTTGCCTGTGCTCTGATACATCCCAATCGTTCGCTCAGCGAATTGGATCTTGATTTTCTTATGAATCGCTTCAAAGAAAAAAGCTTTGCGCGAGGTGCCGACCGTAACCAAATCCAAAGCTGCAACAATCTGCAGTTAAGCTTGAATGAATTTTTATTGATTGCCTTGCAGGCTATGCAAAAAATATCACCTCAATTGGGTTTATAA